The Pseudomonas saponiphila DNA window GCCGTGCTGCTGACCGCGTGCGGCCAGCAGCCGGCCGAGAACCTGGCCGACGCCCTGGCCGCAGATCCGGTGCGGCTCAAGGCGTTGCGCGGGCAATGCGCGGCCGACCGGCAGGCCGTGGGCGAGGATGCCTGCCGCGCCGCCGCTGAAGCCTTCCGGCGGCGCTTTCTTCGCCGGCCATACCGGGCCGGATGAATACAACTCGCTGGCTGAACTCCCGCCGATTCCGCCGAGCTTCGATACGCCCGCAGATGAATTGCCAGAGGGCGCCGTTCCGCTCACTCCGCCCGAGGATTCGCCATGAACGACGTGACCATCATCGACCGTTTCCTCGATACGTTCTCGCGCTACATCGACTCGGGCTTCGGCTTATTGCAGGGCGAAGTGGCATTTCTCACCGCCACGCTCATCGTCATCGACATGACGATCGCTGGCCTGTATTGGGCCATGAGCCACGCCACCGGCCAGGGCGACGACGTGATCGCCAAGCTGCTGCGCAAGGTGCTCTGTGTCGGCGCGTTCGCCTACATCATCGGCAACTTCAACTGGCTGGCGAGCATCGTGTTCCGCTCGTTCGCCGGCTTGGGAATTACCGCTACCGGCTCGGCCATCACGATGGAGAACTTCCTTCAGCCGGGCCGGCTGGCGAAGACCGGCATCGACGCAGCCGCGCCGATTCTGGAACAGATCGGGGACATGGCTGGGTTCCCCGAGGTGTTCGTGAACATCGACCCTATCGTGGTTCTGTTCATCGCCTGGCTGGTGGTGATCCTCTGCTTCTTCGTGCTGGCCGTACAGCTTTTCATCACGCTGATCGAGTTCAAACTGACTACGCTCGCCGGCTTCGTCTTGATCCCGTTTGCACTCTGGAACAAGACCTCGTTCCTCGCGGAAAAGGTGCTAGGCAACGTGGTGTCGTCAGGCATCAAGGTCTTGGTGCTGGCCGTCATCGTCGGCATCGGTTCAGGCCTGTTCGCCGAGTTCCAGGTGCATCCCGACGAACCATCCATCGACCACGCGCTGGTCGTGATGCTGGCCTCGCTCGCGCTGCTGGCGCTGGGCATTTTCGGCCCCGGTATCGCCACCGGCCTGGTGTCCGGTGCGCCACAGCTTGGTGCGGGCGCGATGGCTGGTGCTGCGGTCGGGGCTGTCGGCACCGGCGTTGCCATCGGCGCCGCCGTAACGGGCGTGGGCGGCGCCGTCATGGCCGGGGCACGAATGGCCCCGGCGGCCGCAAAGCTGGCCGGTGCCGGTGCGCGTGCCGCGACTTCGGCGGCCGGCAGTGCCCGATCGGCGTTCCAGGCCGGTTCCGCTGCGGCCGGCGGCGGTGCCAAGGGCGCGGCGGCTGGCCTCGGCAATGTCGCCAAGACTGGCGCACAAGCCGCAGGCCGCAGCGTCACCTCTGGTGCTTCCGCTGTTGGGCAGAAGGTGGCCGACTCCTTCCGCGCTGGCTGGAACGGCACAGAAGCCGGCAGCGACGGTGCTGGCCCCGGCCAGACCGCAGACGGCACCGCAGGCTCGCAGAAGCAAGAGCAACCGGCCTGGGCCAAGCGGATGCACCGCCGCCAGCAGGCTACCCATGCCGCGACCACTGCCGCCCACACGCTGCGCGGCGGCGACGGCGGCGGCTCCGGGCAAGGCCCGAGCCTGCGGGATTCCGATACCTAACCTTCAAGGAGAACACCCATGCGATTCAAACGACCGCAGGTGCGCTACGCCGATACGCCGCAGCCTGCCACCCCGTATCAAGCCGCCGCCCAGGTGTGGGACGACCGTATCGGCTCCGCCCGCGTGCAGGCGAAGAATTGGCGCCTGATGGCCTTCGGCTGCCTAGTGCTCGCGCTGTTGATGGCCGGCGGCCTGGTGTGGCGCTCGGCGCAGTCCATCGTGACGCCCTATGTCATCGAGGTCGATCAAGCCGGGCAGGTGCGCGCCGTGGGAGAGGCCGCCACGCCGTACCGGCCCGGCGACGCGCAGATCGCGCACCACCTGGCGCGCTTCGTGACGCTGGTTCGCTCGCTGTCCATCGACCCCATCGTGGTGCGGCAGAACTGGCTCGATGCCTACGACTACACCACCGACAAGGGCGCGGCGGTGCTCAACGACTACGCCCGCACCAATGACCCATTCGCCCGCATCGGCAAGGAATCGGTAACGGTGCAAATCACCAGCGTGGTTCGCGCGAGCGACACGTCTTTCAACGTGCGCTGGACAGAG harbors:
- the trbF gene encoding conjugal transfer protein TrbF; the encoded protein is MRFKRPQVRYADTPQPATPYQAAAQVWDDRIGSARVQAKNWRLMAFGCLVLALLMAGGLVWRSAQSIVTPYVIEVDQAGQVRAVGEAATPYRPGDAQIAHHLARFVTLVRSLSIDPIVVRQNWLDAYDYTTDKGAAVLNDYARTNDPFARIGKESVTVQITSVVRASDTSFNVRWTEQRYVNGAPAGTERWNAVLSTVLQTPRTEQRLLKNPLGIYVNGLSWSRELDSSEGAKP
- the trbL gene encoding P-type conjugative transfer protein TrbL, whose translation is MNDVTIIDRFLDTFSRYIDSGFGLLQGEVAFLTATLIVIDMTIAGLYWAMSHATGQGDDVIAKLLRKVLCVGAFAYIIGNFNWLASIVFRSFAGLGITATGSAITMENFLQPGRLAKTGIDAAAPILEQIGDMAGFPEVFVNIDPIVVLFIAWLVVILCFFVLAVQLFITLIEFKLTTLAGFVLIPFALWNKTSFLAEKVLGNVVSSGIKVLVLAVIVGIGSGLFAEFQVHPDEPSIDHALVVMLASLALLALGIFGPGIATGLVSGAPQLGAGAMAGAAVGAVGTGVAIGAAVTGVGGAVMAGARMAPAAAKLAGAGARAATSAAGSARSAFQAGSAAAGGGAKGAAAGLGNVAKTGAQAAGRSVTSGASAVGQKVADSFRAGWNGTEAGSDGAGPGQTADGTAGSQKQEQPAWAKRMHRRQQATHAATTAAHTLRGGDGGGSGQGPSLRDSDT